The proteins below come from a single Salvelinus alpinus chromosome 18, SLU_Salpinus.1, whole genome shotgun sequence genomic window:
- the gpat3 gene encoding glycerol-3-phosphate acyltransferase 3, with product MTDLCEGGMEGLWSIAVVLLPVWFSVMIGFIMIPAMFGLSLGVTSVYIQILVKILEWATLRIERGHREQPTLSVPAPLPFGLIQREGGSMEQEMGELRRYRTQSISRGEFALSDSFYFYIKGLESIVDDQVTQRFSSEELVSWNLLTRTNHNFHYISLRLTIIWGLGVIIRYCVLFPLRITLAIIGLTWLVIGTTLVGFLSNKRLKNWLSELVHLMCYRICARGLSATIQYHNKENKPQKGGICVANHTSPIDIVILANDGCYAMVGQSHGGLMGVIQRSMVKSCPHVWFERSEMRDRNAVTSRLRAHVAAKTNLPILIFPEGTCINNTSVMMFKKGSFEIGGTIYPVAIKYDPRFGDAFWNSAKYNMVNYLLRMMTSWAIVVNVWYLPPMTRREGEDAAQFANRVKSAIAHQGGLLDMAWDGSLKRAKVKEEFKEQQQKMYSSMVMGKKGRNSQEPHTESTRRQ from the exons ATGacagatctgtgtgagggagggatggagggcctGTGGAGTATAGCGGTTGTGTTGCTGCCGGTGTGGTTCTCCGTGATGATTGGGTTCATCATGATACCTGCCATGTTTGGCCTCTCACTGGGAGTCACTTCTGTCTACATTCAGATCCTGGTCAAAATACTGGAG TGGGCCACCCTGCGGATCgagagaggacacagggaacAACCCACTCTGTCAGTGCCTGCTCCTCTACCCTTTG GACTCATCCAGAGGGAGGGGGGCTCCATGGAACAGGAGATGGGGGAGCTGCGTCGGTATCGTACCCAGTCCATATCGAGGGGAGAGTTTGCACTGAGCGACTCATTCTACTTCTACATAAAGGGCCTGGAGAGCATCGTGGACGACCAGGTGACTCAGCGCTTCTCCTCTGAGGAGCTTGTCTCTTGGAACCTCCTGACCCGCACCAACCACAACTTCCACTACATCAGCCTGCGACTCACCATCATCTGGGGGCTGGGCGTGATCATACGTTACTGTGTCCTTTTCCCTCTCAG GATAACCCTGGCAATCATTGGGTTGACCTGGCTGGTGATTGGGACAACTTTGGTGGGATTTCTATCTAACAAGAG ATTGAAGAACTGGCTAAGTGAATTAGTCCATCTGATGTGCTACAGGATCTGTGCCAGAGGCCTCTCTGCCACCATTCAATACCACAACAA AGAGAATAAACCACAAAAAGGAGGAATATGCGTAGCAAACCACACCTCGCCTATTGACATTGTCATTTTGGCCAATGATGGATGCTACGCTATG GTGGGTCAAAGTCACGGTGGGCTGATGGGGGTCATCCAGAGGTCAATGGTGAAGTCCTGCCCCCACGTCTGGTTCGAGAGGTCGGAGATGAGAGACCGAAATGCTGTTACCAGTAG ATTGAGGGCTCATGTTGCAGCTAAAACCAATCTACCCATCTTGATCTTCCCTGAGG GAACCtgcatcaacaacacatcagtcaTGATGTTCAAGAAGGGAAGCTTTGAGATTGGAGGGACTATATACCCAGTCGCAATCAAG TATGACCCTCGTTTTGGAGATGCCTTCTGGAACAGTGCCAAGTACAACATGGTGAACTACCTGCTGAGAATGATGACCAGCTGGGCCATCGTGGTCAACGTGTGGTACCTGCCCCCCATGACCAGACGG GAAGGGGAAGATGCTGCCCAGTTTGCCAACAGAGTGAAGTCTGCTATCGCACATCAGGGAGGGCTATTGGACATGGCGTG GGATGGGAGTTTGAAGAGAGCCAAGGTGAAAGAGGAATTTAAAGAGCAGCAACAGAAGATGTACAGCAGTATGGTTATGGGGAAGAAAGGTAGAAACTCCCAAGAGCCTCACACAGAGAGCACCAGGAGACAATGA